The Devosia sp. SD17-2 genome includes a region encoding these proteins:
- a CDS encoding flagellar hook assembly protein FlgD: MIDGVSGSSGAGNGALSGSRTTIAQNFDTFLQILTTQLKNQNPLDPLDTNQFTQQLVQFTGVEQQLKTNEFLESLLTTTQNTQRSDAVSYIGKQVTVSGSTTQLKGSHALWAYNADANVANANITIKNATGDIVYSQTGSLGIGEGTFAWDGIGSDGTPYPDGLYTIRIDGTNLSGKTVNVSTSSVGTVTAVDFSGRETMVTVGASKVPLRDISEVRAAEPAKPVADEEPAAS, from the coding sequence CCCAGAATTTCGACACCTTCCTGCAGATCCTGACCACGCAGCTGAAGAACCAGAACCCGCTGGACCCGCTGGATACCAACCAGTTCACCCAGCAGCTGGTGCAGTTCACCGGGGTCGAGCAGCAGCTCAAGACCAATGAGTTTCTCGAGAGCCTGCTCACGACCACCCAGAATACGCAGCGGTCCGACGCGGTGTCCTATATCGGCAAGCAGGTGACGGTGTCGGGCTCGACCACCCAGCTCAAGGGCAGCCACGCGCTCTGGGCCTATAATGCCGACGCCAATGTGGCCAACGCCAATATCACCATCAAGAACGCCACGGGTGACATCGTCTACTCCCAGACCGGCTCGCTGGGGATCGGGGAAGGCACCTTTGCCTGGGATGGCATCGGTTCGGACGGCACGCCCTATCCGGACGGGCTCTATACCATCCGCATTGACGGCACCAATCTGTCAGGCAAGACCGTCAATGTCTCCACCTCCTCGGTGGGCACGGTCACGGCCGTGGACTTCTCGGGTCGCGAGACCATGGTTACTGTCGGCGCCAGCAAGGTGCCGCTGCGCGACATTTCGGAAGTGCGCGCTGCCGAGCCGGCCAAGCCGGTCGCGGATGAAGAACCGGCCGCTTCCTGA
- a CDS encoding DUF1153 domain-containing protein, whose translation MTVQMRPRVKYVIGPDGSPLTIADLPPPNTRRWVIRRKAEVVAAVRGGLLSLEEACARYALSVDEFLNWQAAIDKHGLAGLRTTWIQHYREG comes from the coding sequence ATGACCGTACAAATGCGTCCTCGCGTAAAGTACGTTATCGGACCGGACGGCAGCCCGCTCACTATTGCGGACCTGCCTCCTCCCAATACACGCCGCTGGGTGATCCGTCGCAAGGCCGAAGTCGTGGCCGCCGTGCGTGGTGGATTGCTGAGCTTGGAAGAAGCTTGTGCTCGCTATGCTTTGAGCGTCGATGAGTTTCTGAACTGGCAGGCGGCAATCGACAAGCATGGACTGGCTGGTCTTCGGACCACCTGGATCCAGCACTATCGCGAAGGCTGA
- a CDS encoding glutathione S-transferase C-terminal domain-containing protein, with product MRRTPRYDDPAEIARSTGRWSSRMKLLENALADGRAFIAGPDFTVADIALGLSIHRWFGTPFEKPDLPAVKAYYDRLRARPASANALGLQTP from the coding sequence ATGCGCCGGACCCCGAGATATGACGACCCGGCAGAGATCGCCCGCTCAACCGGGCGCTGGTCATCGAGAATGAAACTGCTTGAAAACGCGCTCGCCGACGGCCGCGCCTTTATTGCCGGCCCGGACTTCACAGTAGCCGATATCGCGCTGGGCCTTTCCATCCATCGCTGGTTCGGCACGCCGTTCGAAAAGCCGGACCTGCCTGCGGTGAAGGCCTACTACGATCGCCTGCGCGCGCGCCCTGCGAGCGCCAATGCGCTCGGCTTGCAAACGCCCTGA
- a CDS encoding glutathione S-transferase N-terminal domain-containing protein: protein MIEVLGRLTSINVRKVLWALDELGEPYERQDWGLPLRDPNVPEFLALNPNAQVPVLVDADGTTMWESNAILVYLAQTRGKLLPTPRQDLATLFNGWAGRPQSSIRHGAMRSMR, encoded by the coding sequence GTGATCGAGGTGCTTGGCCGGCTGACGTCGATAAATGTCCGGAAAGTGCTCTGGGCGCTCGATGAACTGGGGGAACCCTATGAGCGGCAGGACTGGGGTCTGCCGCTGCGCGATCCCAATGTCCCGGAGTTCCTGGCGCTCAATCCCAACGCTCAGGTGCCAGTGCTTGTCGATGCCGACGGCACAACGATGTGGGAGAGCAATGCCATTCTCGTCTACCTGGCCCAGACGCGCGGAAAACTTCTGCCCACGCCCCGCCAGGACCTTGCCACGCTCTTCAATGGCTGGGCTGGCAGGCCTCAGAGCTCAATCCGACATGGGGCTATGCGGTCAATGCGCTGA